From Leptospira congkakensis, one genomic window encodes:
- a CDS encoding DUF455 family protein produces MKISEYAKHLLLAPNLEDKLLPPSRRWDEETDVMPIRIESPGRSPKLQFSDKKVKIPRLEHLNLVSNRGLSLHHFANHELMAIELFAWALLAFPSAPKSVRNGFLKTIEEEQTHLKLYLDRMREFGVNFGDLPLNYIFWKQLGQFGTLESFAAVMSVSFEGANLDYAQVYAQVFSYFGDDLTSEIMLTIFEDEIKHVKRGLRAFEHSVPENKNHWEHYLSLIQFPFTPRRAKGYLYLPETRALAGMNPEFILSLGSYEDEYTGRVNLESVKKFGLGETILRKNRLDSKLPSP; encoded by the coding sequence ATGAAAATTTCCGAATACGCAAAACATTTGTTACTCGCTCCAAATTTGGAAGATAAACTATTACCTCCCAGTAGGCGTTGGGATGAGGAAACCGATGTTATGCCCATACGAATAGAATCACCTGGCCGTTCTCCCAAACTCCAGTTTTCGGATAAAAAGGTAAAAATCCCTCGTTTGGAACATCTAAATTTAGTATCCAATCGTGGGCTGAGCCTTCATCATTTTGCAAATCATGAGCTAATGGCGATCGAGTTATTTGCTTGGGCTCTTTTGGCTTTTCCATCAGCACCCAAATCGGTTCGGAATGGTTTTTTAAAAACGATCGAAGAAGAACAAACTCACTTAAAACTCTATTTAGATCGAATGAGAGAGTTCGGAGTTAATTTTGGTGACCTTCCATTGAATTATATTTTTTGGAAACAACTCGGTCAATTTGGCACTTTGGAATCTTTTGCAGCAGTAATGTCCGTTTCTTTTGAAGGAGCCAATTTAGATTATGCTCAAGTTTATGCACAAGTTTTTTCTTACTTCGGTGATGATCTAACTTCCGAAATCATGCTCACAATTTTTGAAGATGAAATCAAACATGTGAAAAGAGGACTTCGTGCTTTCGAACATTCTGTTCCAGAAAATAAAAATCATTGGGAACATTATCTTTCTCTGATTCAATTTCCATTTACTCCTAGAAGAGCTAAGGGTTATTTATATTTACCGGAAACAAGAGCACTTGCGGGTATGAACCCTGAGTTCATTTTGTCTCTTGGAAGTTATGAAGATGAATATACTGGTAGGGTCAACCTCGAATCTGTAAAAAAATTCGGATTAGGAGAGACCATCCTTCGTAAAAACAGACTTGATTCTAAGTTGCCTAGTCCTTAG
- a CDS encoding porin codes for MKKIVYLKFATLVWFLIFSFSVLNAEETKPTTVEPSVPVVQPVQTNPLPASLKFGAFVDTYYSHNNNHPISKERQYTTQAVRNDEFNINMGFVDAKWQEEKVRGRIALQFGTSVNTNYAPEANKDVSSNQNSVKHIQEAYVGVKIAKDTWIDAGIYFGHIGHESWISSDNWNYTRALALDFVPYYASGVRLTTKFTDKFQFQFHVMNGWQNITDQNKDKSLGTQFKFFLTPNFTIIANQFAGNEAPDFERKQTRFYNNTILEWKALDWLSFAASGDVGAQKAKESFQYEPWWKEVNPTLGIYTNRESNVYNQWYHGTFWVSFRYEDLYRLSLRAERFYDPKQVMATTYTRNGFLTNGYTVTFDFLEWNPGLIRFEFIQRESMDPVFETDKNKHTRVERLFVAAASVRY; via the coding sequence ATGAAAAAAATCGTTTATTTAAAATTCGCAACACTCGTTTGGTTTTTGATTTTTAGTTTTTCCGTTTTGAATGCTGAAGAAACAAAACCAACAACCGTGGAACCTTCCGTTCCAGTCGTTCAACCAGTGCAAACAAACCCACTTCCCGCCAGTTTGAAGTTTGGTGCCTTTGTTGATACCTATTATTCGCATAATAACAATCATCCGATATCGAAAGAACGCCAATACACGACACAAGCAGTCCGTAATGATGAATTTAACATCAACATGGGATTTGTGGATGCTAAATGGCAAGAGGAAAAGGTGAGGGGTCGAATTGCTTTGCAATTTGGAACTTCGGTAAACACGAATTATGCGCCAGAAGCCAATAAAGATGTAAGTTCCAATCAAAACTCTGTGAAACATATCCAAGAAGCCTATGTCGGTGTAAAAATCGCCAAAGATACTTGGATAGATGCTGGAATTTATTTTGGTCATATAGGACACGAATCTTGGATATCCTCAGACAATTGGAATTATACCCGGGCGCTAGCACTAGATTTTGTTCCATATTATGCATCTGGAGTCAGGCTTACGACAAAGTTCACTGATAAATTCCAATTTCAATTCCATGTTATGAATGGTTGGCAAAATATTACCGACCAAAACAAAGATAAATCTCTAGGAACTCAGTTTAAATTTTTTCTAACACCTAATTTTACAATTATCGCAAATCAATTTGCAGGTAATGAAGCTCCTGATTTTGAACGCAAACAAACAAGATTTTATAATAATACAATTCTCGAGTGGAAGGCATTAGATTGGTTGTCCTTTGCTGCTTCCGGTGATGTCGGGGCACAAAAGGCGAAAGAATCGTTTCAATATGAACCATGGTGGAAGGAAGTCAATCCCACACTTGGAATTTACACCAATAGAGAATCCAATGTTTATAATCAGTGGTACCATGGAACTTTTTGGGTCAGTTTTCGGTATGAGGATTTATACCGTTTGAGTTTGCGTGCGGAACGATTTTATGATCCAAAACAAGTGATGGCAACAACATATACTCGAAATGGATTTTTAACCAATGGTTATACAGTTACTTTTGATTTTTTAGAGTGGAATCCTGGACTCATTCGTTTTGAATTCATTCAAAGAGAATCAATGGATCCGGTATTCGAAACCGATAAAAATAAACACACTCGTGTAGAGCGGTTGTTTGTCGCAGCAGCCTCAGTTCGATATTAA
- a CDS encoding efflux RND transporter permease subunit: MKIINNIIETALKNRILTLVAAGVALLLGIWSWIDIRKEAYSDIADTQVRIVAKFPGKATLEVEERVTMPIERELHATPNLIVRRSRTINGLVVFQFVFEEGTDDYFARMRLMERVRNANIPAEVTPTLAPMSSPVGEVYRYVVESTTGTHTPMELRTIQDWIVVPRMLQITGIADVITFGGLPKQFHLVTTPDKLIRFKVTVSEVIEAIQNNNLNTGGNFLLQGEQALPIRSLGAIREPSHIENIVVKTVNGVPVFVRDLGTVEISHPIPSGILGYTIQNDQEGLIDVDSAVQGLVAMRRWVEPNAFGERVREKVEEINQDYMPEGTKIRNTYDRSDLVNYTLRTVGTTLLEGICVVSLVVIFFIGSIKSSVVVVATIPFALLFSFTMMNTSGISASLLSLGAVDFGIVVDSTVVMVENIMRRYRDATPVEKEKGIIRFTYECATEVGTEILFAILIIVLAYLPIFSFERIEGRLFKPMAFTISFAILGAMLFTMTVVPVLMSFLYRKYFESKNPGPIEWHNPVYHWVEHKYEAIVHYLVERSKKVVTIAFSTVGGLLVVGVMAIGTEFLPSLDEGGFTLRLYFPVGISLPEAKKFVPKVREIIYSNEQVSTILSQYGRNDDGTDPLPPNRLEVYVGLKDYNKWKEKITKEQLLLRMRDHLEEGLPGVRVSFSQPIMDNLSEAIMGTIADLAVFVSGQDLHVMREISLEILEIIQTMKGASEYGIEQEAPAPQLVIRIKREEAARYGINVVDIQNVIEAAVGMEPISYLYEGPMDTPPKDRAIFGIAIRFSQDYRQSLKGIQSIPIISPRGERIPLSQLADITQEDSPTMIFRQDGKRTMTVRLNVRGRDQGGFVNELRERVSKEVKIPEGYYVKYGGQYENLARVAKRLAIVIPITIGIIFGLLFLLYRDLRSVVVALSCIPLSLIGGIYALLARGYYFNVSAGVGFISLFGIATMAGILFVSKANHLLRDHPRMTIREASINSAVTQLRPRLMTMLLAMLGLIPATMASGVGSDVQRPLATVMVGGLASALFLVLTVMPSLYILVMSGRKEDPRDKNAEPESFGISEYEEEIPVSSLKKEKKPKKKSR; encoded by the coding sequence ATGAAAATTATAAACAATATAATTGAAACTGCTTTAAAAAACAGGATTCTCACCCTAGTTGCCGCAGGAGTCGCTTTACTTCTTGGAATCTGGTCTTGGATTGATATTCGTAAAGAAGCATATTCTGATATTGCTGACACACAAGTACGGATTGTTGCAAAATTCCCAGGAAAAGCAACTTTAGAAGTAGAAGAAAGGGTAACCATGCCCATTGAACGGGAGTTACATGCGACTCCCAATCTAATCGTAAGAAGATCCAGAACTATCAACGGCCTAGTGGTATTCCAATTCGTATTTGAAGAAGGAACTGACGATTATTTTGCACGTATGAGGCTTATGGAGAGAGTTAGGAATGCGAACATTCCTGCCGAAGTGACACCAACTCTAGCGCCGATGAGTTCTCCTGTCGGTGAAGTGTATCGTTATGTGGTAGAATCAACAACAGGAACCCATACTCCAATGGAACTGAGAACCATCCAAGATTGGATTGTTGTTCCACGAATGTTGCAAATCACAGGAATTGCTGATGTGATCACCTTTGGGGGACTACCAAAACAATTTCACTTAGTCACCACTCCGGACAAACTGATTCGTTTTAAAGTTACTGTTTCTGAAGTCATAGAAGCAATTCAAAACAACAACTTGAATACTGGTGGTAACTTTCTTTTACAAGGGGAACAAGCACTTCCAATTCGTTCCTTGGGTGCGATCAGAGAGCCATCTCATATAGAAAACATTGTTGTGAAGACAGTGAATGGGGTGCCTGTGTTTGTGAGAGATTTGGGAACCGTAGAAATCTCTCACCCAATTCCCAGTGGTATTCTAGGTTATACAATACAAAACGACCAAGAAGGACTCATCGATGTTGACTCAGCTGTCCAAGGACTAGTGGCAATGAGAAGATGGGTCGAACCAAACGCTTTCGGTGAGAGGGTTCGTGAAAAAGTTGAAGAAATTAACCAAGACTATATGCCAGAAGGTACGAAGATTCGGAATACCTATGACAGAAGTGATCTAGTTAATTACACTCTTAGAACAGTAGGAACAACCTTACTCGAAGGGATATGCGTTGTTAGTTTGGTGGTAATTTTCTTTATCGGAAGTATCAAATCATCTGTTGTTGTTGTAGCGACAATCCCGTTTGCCCTCCTCTTTTCATTCACCATGATGAATACTTCAGGTATTTCTGCGAGTTTACTTTCGCTCGGTGCCGTTGACTTCGGAATCGTCGTAGATAGTACCGTGGTTATGGTAGAAAATATCATGCGCCGATATAGGGATGCAACCCCTGTCGAAAAAGAGAAAGGGATCATTCGTTTTACATACGAATGTGCAACAGAAGTTGGAACGGAAATTCTTTTTGCGATTTTAATCATCGTTCTTGCATACTTACCAATTTTTTCATTTGAAAGAATCGAAGGTCGTCTCTTCAAACCAATGGCATTTACGATTTCCTTTGCCATCTTAGGTGCGATGTTGTTCACGATGACAGTAGTTCCAGTTCTTATGTCTTTCTTATACAGAAAGTATTTTGAATCAAAGAACCCTGGTCCAATTGAATGGCACAATCCTGTTTATCATTGGGTAGAGCATAAATACGAAGCTATTGTTCACTATTTAGTAGAACGTTCTAAAAAAGTGGTAACCATTGCATTTTCAACTGTAGGAGGTCTACTTGTTGTTGGTGTGATGGCGATTGGAACAGAATTCCTACCTTCCTTAGATGAAGGAGGATTTACCTTAAGACTCTACTTCCCGGTTGGAATTTCCTTGCCGGAAGCAAAAAAGTTTGTTCCAAAAGTTAGAGAAATCATCTACAGCAACGAACAAGTAAGTACAATTCTTTCTCAATACGGAAGAAATGATGATGGAACAGATCCACTCCCACCTAACCGATTGGAAGTTTATGTTGGTTTAAAAGACTATAACAAATGGAAGGAAAAAATCACAAAAGAACAATTGCTTTTGCGAATGCGAGACCATTTAGAAGAAGGTCTTCCGGGAGTTAGGGTCAGTTTTTCTCAGCCCATTATGGACAATTTGTCCGAAGCAATCATGGGAACCATCGCCGATTTAGCGGTATTTGTTTCCGGTCAGGATTTACATGTCATGCGAGAAATCTCATTAGAGATTCTTGAAATCATCCAGACGATGAAAGGTGCCAGTGAGTATGGAATCGAACAAGAAGCTCCAGCACCTCAGCTTGTCATTCGTATCAAAAGGGAAGAAGCGGCCCGGTATGGAATCAATGTTGTTGATATTCAGAACGTTATTGAAGCCGCAGTGGGGATGGAGCCGATCAGTTATCTCTACGAAGGACCAATGGATACTCCACCAAAAGACCGTGCCATTTTTGGTATAGCGATTCGTTTTTCACAAGACTATCGTCAATCTCTAAAAGGAATCCAAAGTATTCCGATCATTTCTCCACGAGGAGAACGGATTCCTTTATCACAGTTGGCCGACATAACCCAAGAAGACTCACCTACTATGATCTTCCGCCAGGATGGAAAACGAACGATGACTGTTCGACTTAACGTTCGAGGAAGGGATCAGGGAGGTTTCGTAAATGAACTTCGTGAGCGAGTTTCCAAAGAAGTTAAAATTCCAGAAGGTTATTATGTAAAATACGGCGGACAGTACGAGAACTTAGCACGGGTTGCGAAACGGTTAGCAATCGTGATTCCGATTACGATTGGTATCATCTTCGGATTGCTGTTTTTACTCTATCGGGACTTAAGATCTGTTGTGGTTGCATTGTCTTGTATCCCCTTATCTTTGATTGGTGGAATTTATGCATTACTTGCCCGTGGTTACTACTTCAACGTATCTGCCGGTGTAGGATTCATTTCACTCTTCGGTATTGCGACAATGGCAGGGATTCTGTTTGTTTCAAAAGCCAATCATTTGTTAAGAGATCATCCACGGATGACAATCAGAGAAGCTTCCATAAATTCAGCCGTCACACAACTTCGTCCGCGACTGATGACTATGTTACTTGCGATGCTTGGACTCATTCCTGCAACAATGGCGAGTGGGGTTGGTTCTGACGTTCAAAGACCGCTAGCAACGGTAATGGTAGGAGGTCTTGCTTCTGCGTTATTCCTAGTATTAACGGTTATGCCAAGTCTTTATATCCTAGTCATGAGCGGAAGGAAAGAAGATCCACGTGATAAAAATGCAGAGCCTGAATCCTTTGGAATATCTGAATATGAAGAAGAAATTCCGGTTTCATCGCTAAAGAAGGAAAAAAAGCCAAAGAAGAAATCTAGATAA
- a CDS encoding efflux RND transporter periplasmic adaptor subunit, which produces MKAIRLPKLTNTLAGAAIIVVIFSLTVWALNKASKPKPQAPKRPIIHDKGLRIELPAGSSGLKLIKSVYVNEGNGDFVNITAPARLIASSTPSVSSGIKVILFESAELNETYMSYQYSKNKLSRSRKALNRIEDMFKHRVATDKDVFEAETELRNDAAELGEFEGKLRAIGLNPNELGNAGSHRAWIISDVAESQLKTLKKGKKVRIIFNSFPNEVWEGIAEAIGDNVDPMTRTVKVRIAILNKDNKLKPGMYGVVQFPEETKNGSLVLPFTSIVTVEGHHYVFVEQTANNFTRTEVVLGISDKDRVNILEGITANDKVVVEGSILLKGLSFGF; this is translated from the coding sequence ATGAAAGCAATTAGATTACCAAAATTGACAAATACGCTTGCAGGAGCGGCCATCATAGTCGTTATTTTTTCATTAACTGTCTGGGCTTTAAACAAAGCGTCCAAACCTAAACCACAGGCGCCAAAACGCCCGATCATACACGACAAAGGACTGCGGATTGAATTACCAGCAGGTAGTAGCGGTTTAAAACTGATCAAATCCGTTTATGTTAACGAAGGTAACGGAGACTTTGTCAATATCACTGCACCAGCAAGATTGATTGCCTCCTCGACTCCTTCTGTTTCAAGCGGAATCAAAGTCATCCTCTTTGAATCAGCGGAACTTAACGAAACTTACATGAGTTATCAATATTCCAAAAACAAACTCAGTCGTTCCAGAAAAGCTTTGAATCGTATCGAGGATATGTTCAAACATAGAGTTGCCACTGACAAAGATGTTTTTGAAGCAGAAACCGAACTTCGCAATGATGCTGCAGAGCTTGGAGAATTCGAAGGAAAACTTAGAGCCATCGGTTTGAATCCAAATGAATTAGGAAATGCAGGAAGTCACAGAGCTTGGATCATTTCCGACGTTGCGGAATCACAATTGAAAACCTTAAAGAAAGGTAAAAAAGTTAGAATCATCTTCAATTCCTTCCCCAATGAAGTTTGGGAAGGAATCGCTGAGGCTATTGGAGATAACGTGGATCCAATGACTCGTACTGTCAAGGTTAGGATTGCTATCTTAAACAAAGATAACAAACTAAAACCAGGTATGTATGGTGTGGTTCAATTTCCGGAAGAAACTAAAAATGGCTCTTTGGTTTTACCATTTACCTCAATCGTTACAGTAGAAGGTCATCATTATGTTTTTGTAGAACAAACAGCAAACAACTTTACTCGAACGGAAGTAGTTTTAGGAATTTCAGACAAAGATAGAGTGAATATTTTAGAAGGAATCACTGCAAACGATAAGGTTGTCGTAGAAGGTTCGATCCTTCTGAAGGGATTAAGTTTTGGGTTTTAA
- a CDS encoding TolC family protein, protein MRKKYLVLLLWIVPFQLLFSETDWNPNSPEPAVAEPVSKKDKNEVHLDLGKAEELFWKNNLLLLAAKFQVDVKKAGVLQAGLYANPTIGIDQVAYAESQRSWFDATRAGQTVYQVQQLFLLGDKIGKRVKVAELDAKITEQEFYDIARGLHTKLRRTLYSTFYLHQAMSFYDKSISTLERTVVSGEKAYERRAILLAELLRLKALLFFLKKEREDLRIKIFEKEADLRVLLNDDSMRDANISILPDLQETTLERLNPSKLQLNDLLDKARENRPDLKIAIQNLKYEEANLELQYANAIPNLSLGPKYDRNGTGFKSEWSITANLEVPIFNRNQGNIEASQKAILVRKQEIRNKILEMENEISVAHRSAKVKDDLYRKFMNTYVKDYHSLSLDVVSSYERRYIGIIEFADFFETYRSSVVEILRLQTDRMESFEEINYTTGFGLLVPRLENGNNNQGE, encoded by the coding sequence ATGAGAAAAAAATATTTAGTCCTCCTTCTATGGATTGTGCCATTTCAACTTCTCTTTTCCGAAACGGACTGGAATCCTAATTCACCCGAACCTGCGGTTGCAGAACCCGTTTCAAAAAAAGATAAAAACGAAGTTCATTTGGACTTAGGCAAAGCAGAGGAATTGTTTTGGAAAAATAATTTACTCTTACTCGCAGCTAAGTTTCAGGTGGATGTGAAAAAGGCTGGGGTTTTACAAGCAGGACTCTACGCAAACCCTACGATAGGGATTGACCAAGTGGCGTATGCGGAATCCCAACGAAGTTGGTTTGATGCGACTAGAGCAGGTCAAACAGTCTACCAAGTCCAACAATTGTTTTTACTCGGTGATAAAATCGGCAAAAGAGTAAAAGTTGCGGAACTTGACGCAAAGATCACGGAACAAGAGTTTTATGATATTGCTCGAGGTCTTCACACTAAATTACGTAGAACACTCTACTCAACTTTTTATCTCCACCAAGCTATGTCGTTTTATGATAAAAGTATCTCCACATTAGAGAGAACCGTTGTTTCTGGAGAGAAGGCTTACGAAAGAAGAGCCATCCTACTTGCTGAACTTTTACGACTCAAAGCGCTACTCTTCTTCTTAAAAAAAGAAAGAGAAGACCTTCGAATCAAAATTTTCGAAAAAGAAGCGGATCTACGTGTATTACTGAATGATGATAGTATGCGAGATGCAAACATCTCTATTTTACCAGACTTACAGGAAACAACCCTAGAAAGGCTGAATCCAAGCAAACTGCAGTTGAACGACCTGTTAGATAAAGCTAGAGAAAATAGACCAGATTTAAAAATTGCCATTCAAAACTTAAAATACGAAGAAGCAAATTTAGAACTCCAATATGCAAATGCAATTCCCAACTTATCACTTGGTCCGAAATACGATAGGAACGGAACGGGATTCAAATCGGAATGGTCTATTACAGCAAACTTAGAAGTTCCTATCTTCAACAGGAACCAAGGAAATATCGAGGCTTCTCAAAAAGCAATCCTCGTCCGCAAACAAGAAATCAGAAATAAAATTCTTGAGATGGAGAATGAAATCTCCGTCGCACATAGATCTGCAAAAGTTAAAGACGATCTTTATCGAAAATTTATGAACACTTACGTCAAAGACTATCATAGTCTTTCCTTAGATGTGGTTTCAAGTTACGAAAGAAGATACATCGGTATCATTGAGTTCGCAGACTTTTTTGAAACATATCGTTCTAGTGTTGTCGAAATACTACGACTACAAACAGACAGAATGGAATCTTTTGAAGAAATCAATTACACCACCGGTTTCGGATTGTTAGTCCCCCGGTTAGAAAATGGAAATAATAATCAAGGAGAATAG
- a CDS encoding FAD-binding oxidoreductase has translation MDFTKTKADLSQLIGEKKVIQKNDGTMDEALFNSYGTDRTKVYPPNYQVLVFPENTEDVAAVVSYAYKNEIAIVPSGGRTGYAGGAVAKNGEIVISLSKMNQVVDFDPFLGTLHVQAGMITKNLHKEAEERGFYFPVDFAATGSSHIGGNIATNAGGVRVVHYGLIRDWVLGLTVVNGKGETYRFNGEILKNNTGYDLKHLFIGSEGTLGIITEAVVKLTKPPKDIRVIFLAVSEYKNILEIFRETHNFDLPLLAFEFLTDYCLDKVKEHLGVPDPFPAPSKYYVLMEFEVNSETDEEKLYTIIESITEKELITDGSIAQNSRQNETFWKYREGISESLSLAYTVHKNDISLPLRNMEAFLDEMTTLLTKKYQGFHIALFGHIGDGNLHLNIVKPKDLTDAEFFTQCKQVDPEMFTLIQKFKGSISAEHGIGLLKKDYLNFSRSQSEIDTMRAIKLAFDPKGILNPGKVL, from the coding sequence ATGGATTTTACAAAAACAAAAGCTGACTTAAGCCAACTCATTGGTGAAAAAAAAGTCATTCAAAAAAATGACGGAACTATGGACGAAGCCCTATTCAATTCTTATGGAACTGATAGAACCAAAGTTTATCCACCTAATTATCAAGTTTTAGTTTTTCCGGAAAACACAGAAGATGTGGCCGCAGTAGTTTCCTATGCTTACAAAAATGAAATTGCTATCGTTCCTTCTGGGGGACGAACCGGTTATGCAGGTGGAGCAGTTGCCAAAAATGGCGAGATTGTCATTTCACTTTCCAAAATGAACCAAGTTGTTGATTTTGATCCTTTCCTTGGCACCTTACACGTACAAGCTGGAATGATTACCAAAAACTTACACAAAGAAGCCGAAGAACGTGGGTTTTATTTTCCAGTAGATTTTGCCGCAACTGGATCCAGCCATATTGGAGGGAACATTGCGACCAATGCTGGAGGTGTACGCGTAGTTCATTATGGACTCATTCGGGATTGGGTTCTTGGCCTCACTGTTGTGAACGGCAAAGGAGAAACTTACCGATTCAATGGAGAAATTTTAAAGAATAATACGGGTTATGATCTCAAACACTTGTTTATTGGTTCAGAAGGAACACTGGGAATCATCACAGAAGCAGTTGTCAAACTCACAAAACCTCCGAAAGACATTCGCGTTATATTCCTAGCCGTATCCGAATACAAAAACATTTTAGAAATTTTCAGAGAAACACATAACTTCGACTTACCTCTCCTTGCATTCGAGTTTTTGACAGACTACTGTTTAGACAAAGTCAAAGAACATCTAGGAGTACCTGATCCATTTCCAGCGCCTAGCAAATACTATGTGCTAATGGAATTCGAAGTGAACAGTGAAACGGATGAAGAAAAACTTTACACCATCATAGAATCTATCACAGAGAAAGAACTCATCACGGACGGTTCCATTGCCCAGAACTCTCGTCAAAACGAAACTTTCTGGAAGTATAGAGAAGGGATTTCTGAATCACTGTCTCTTGCTTATACGGTTCACAAAAATGATATCTCACTACCACTTCGTAACATGGAAGCATTCCTAGATGAGATGACAACTCTACTCACAAAGAAATACCAAGGATTTCATATTGCCCTTTTTGGACATATTGGTGACGGAAACCTCCATCTAAACATTGTGAAACCAAAGGATCTAACGGACGCGGAATTCTTCACTCAGTGCAAACAAGTGGATCCAGAAATGTTTACTCTCATCCAAAAATTCAAAGGTTCGATTTCTGCAGAGCATGGAATTGGGCTTTTGAAGAAGGACTATTTGAACTTTTCCCGCTCCCAATCGGAAATTGATACGATGCGAGCCATCAAACTGGCTTTTGACCCGAAAGGGATTCTCAACCCCGGCAAAGTGCTCTAA